One Magnetococcales bacterium genomic window carries:
- the gltX gene encoding glutamate--tRNA ligase — MTFRTRFAPSPTGFLHIGSARTALFCYLQARREGGTLLLRIEDTDLERSKQEAVDVILEGLAWMGLSPDEPPVYQSQRHAQHREAALRLLAEGKAYRCVCTREELDAMREEQREKKLKPKYDGRCRHRQADIAADAPAVVRFITPADGEVGWDDLIQGTIRFKNEELDDLILLRSDGSPTYNLAVVVDDHDMAINHVIRGEDHISNTPRQIHLFRALGWEVPQYGHMPLLHGSDGAKLSKRHGAVSVLQFREDGYLPEALNNYLVRLGWSHGEQEIFTMAEMERLFDVRQLGRSASIFDHDKLLWINGHHIRAAEPERLAGLLTHQLHLIGIADPDPELVRAVIPALQPRAKSLREMAESARFYFAERVTPYQEKAVGKHLKAEILPAYQALLAALQAQEAWRHDPLEATFKEVMEAHGLAMGKLAQPVRIALTGTDVSPSIFAVLEALGRERSLTRLAELADFWGRL; from the coding sequence ATGACCTTTCGCACCCGTTTTGCCCCCTCCCCCACCGGTTTTCTGCACATCGGTTCCGCCCGGACGGCCCTGTTCTGCTATCTGCAGGCGCGGCGCGAGGGGGGAACCCTGTTGTTGCGCATTGAAGACACCGATCTGGAACGCTCCAAACAGGAAGCGGTGGATGTCATTCTGGAGGGATTGGCCTGGATGGGCCTCTCCCCCGACGAACCGCCCGTCTACCAATCGCAGCGCCATGCCCAGCATCGGGAGGCCGCCTTGCGCCTGCTGGCGGAAGGCAAGGCCTACCGTTGCGTCTGCACCAGGGAGGAGCTGGACGCCATGAGGGAGGAGCAGCGGGAGAAGAAGCTCAAGCCCAAGTACGACGGGCGCTGTCGCCATCGTCAGGCGGACATTGCGGCGGACGCCCCCGCCGTGGTGCGTTTCATCACCCCCGCCGACGGCGAGGTGGGGTGGGACGATCTGATTCAGGGCACGATTCGATTCAAGAACGAGGAGCTGGACGATCTCATCCTGCTGCGTTCCGACGGCAGCCCCACTTACAATCTGGCGGTGGTGGTGGATGATCACGACATGGCCATCAACCATGTCATTCGCGGGGAGGATCACATCAGCAACACCCCCCGGCAGATTCATCTCTTTCGCGCCCTGGGGTGGGAGGTGCCGCAGTATGGCCACATGCCGCTGCTGCACGGCAGCGACGGGGCCAAGCTCTCCAAGCGGCACGGTGCGGTTTCGGTATTGCAGTTCCGCGAGGACGGCTATCTGCCGGAGGCCCTCAACAACTATCTGGTACGTCTGGGCTGGTCTCACGGGGAGCAGGAGATCTTCACCATGGCGGAGATGGAGCGGCTGTTCGATGTGCGCCAGTTGGGGCGATCGGCCTCGATTTTCGACCACGATAAGCTGCTGTGGATCAACGGCCATCACATTCGCGCCGCCGAACCGGAGCGCTTGGCGGGGTTGCTGACCCATCAACTGCATCTCATCGGCATCGCCGATCCCGACCCCGAACTGGTGCGGGCGGTGATTCCGGCGTTGCAGCCCCGCGCCAAGAGTTTGCGGGAGATGGCGGAGTCGGCCCGTTTCTATTTTGCGGAGAGGGTGACGCCTTATCAGGAGAAGGCGGTGGGCAAGCATCTCAAAGCCGAGATTCTGCCCGCCTATCAGGCGCTGCTTGCGGCCTTGCAGGCACAGGAGGCGTGGCGTCACGATCCGTTGGAGGCGACCTTCAAGGAGGTGATGGAGGCCCACGGGCTGGCCATGGGCAAACTGGCGCAACCGGTACGCATCGCCCTGACGGGCACGGATGTCTCCCCGAGTATTTTTGCCGTGCTGGAGG